TATCAACCATATGAGGATTTTTCGGATATGCCGCCGTGAGCTGTTCCTTGTTATCTTGAATAAACTGAATCAATGCCTTGTATTTCGGTTCGTATTCATCCTTAACTTTCTTAATTTCCTTCTTGGCTTGGGGGTTATTATCGAAGTCTAGGCCATATTTGTTAATGACGGTATAGAAATCAGTAATCCCTTGCATTTCAAAATGGAAATAATCCTGACCCTGATCCTTATCTACCTTTGAAATCCAATTCGCGATAAATTGCGTTAAATGCCCCGATGTAAACTGCATATCATAGCCCGCAAGGTACAAGGGCTTGTCCGACTTATGCTGCTTCTTAATATAATCGAACAAACCAAGCGTCTCTTTGGAATGCCATATTGGAAAAATAGAGCGCTCCATCATTTCTTTAGAAGTCAAAGACCCGGCATTTTCATAGGTAGCGAAGGAATCGCCAAGCCCCGACTCAAAAGCAATAACATCAAAATCAAGCTCTTCATGCAAATATTTGATCAGCCTTGTTTTGATACTACTGTATTCTGCGACGCGATGGAAGTTCTCACCGAGACTAACGACGGTTTTATCCTTCAGTATAGGTTTTAGAAACGCTAAATCCTTGTAATCCTCTGAAGTTAGAGATTTAATTTCTTGAATATTCTGTTTGAGTTCTGTGTTCTTTTGCGAGGTCGCAGAGACATTTACCGGCGACAATAATAGAGAAATTGCCAGCCCCACTGCCATAACGCCTGTAAATCGTTTGGTTGTATTCTTGGTTGCATTCATTAATCGTTTTCCTCCTTCTAAACCATTGAATCGTTCTCTTTTACTGCTCAACCATCGTAACAAGAACTTCTAAGGAATTTATAAAGACAAGAATAAACGACCTCGTCGTCCATTTTCTTATTTATGATAGAAATGATTCCGTGCCTAAGACAATATTTTCTCCGAAGATTACCAATTCAAAATGTAATTGTAAATCAAGAAAGAAGAATGGATAGAGTCTTCAGATAACATCTGATTCTCTATCCATTCTTTTTACATAGATACAATGTGTAATATTATATGGAGTTCTTATCGCAACTTCCTTAGGTTTATATCAGACATCCATCGACACTCGCCTTCAACACACTCTACTATAGTAAGCTCTTTGGTCGCATATCAGTCCATTGCGAGTTGATGTGGTCTAGACACCCCTGACGACTGTCTTGTTCATAGACAACGATCCATCCAGCTGGAATCTGGGCAAAGGCAGGCCACAGTGAATACTGGCCTTCGTCATTCACTAGTACTACGTAAATGCCGTCGGTGTTCTCAAAAGGATTGGTCATAGATTATTTCCCTCCTATGCAATTGTGTATCGGAACTTTTCATTCCGTTTAGCTTAGCTACGAGTACACGCCCAATTTCAGCAAGTGGTTCCGGCTGACACAGATCCTTGTGTCGACAATCAATATCATACTGCTCGATCTGTCCATCGATATAAGGGTTCCAAGTTTCCGGAGCGATCGGATCGAACCAGTCTGGTATGACAGTGGATCTGAAGAACAGCAGATCCCCATGATATCGTTTCGGAACGAAACTCCCCAAAATGCGAACCGAATTCACGTATGTCTCTTTAAGATTTAGAATGGTTGACTCCTCAAGGCTCGCTAATGCACTACCGTCACTACGAAGGATTTCAATTGCGCTGTTCATATCTAGTGGTTTGTCTCCCATACTATCTGGGTCGTAACCGCCCAAGGCCAGTAGAGCAATTAACGCTTCCTGCTCGTCAGGACCACCCCTTAGAGGCAAGAAGTGACTCGGATAAGCATCTAGCATCACAAGAAGTGAAATCACTTCATCTTCATTTTGAAGCTGGACAGCTATAGCCTGCGCGACATTACCTCCGAGTGACCAACCTAGCAAATGGTAAGGGCCTGTCGGTTGCACCGAGCGGATGTGATGAATATAATCTGCTGCCATTTCCTCCAATGTGTTAGGCAGATCCTCCGATTGACCGATACCACGAGCCTGTAATCCATAGATCGGATAATCTGTTCCCAG
The nucleotide sequence above comes from Paenibacillus sp. IHBB 10380. Encoded proteins:
- a CDS encoding erythromycin esterase family protein is translated as MNATKNTTKRFTGVMAVGLAISLLLSPVNVSATSQKNTELKQNIQEIKSLTSEDYKDLAFLKPILKDKTVVSLGENFHRVAEYSSIKTRLIKYLHEELDFDVIAFESGLGDSFATYENAGSLTSKEMMERSIFPIWHSKETLGLFDYIKKQHKSDKPLYLAGYDMQFTSGHLTQFIANWISKVDKDQGQDYFHFEMQGITDFYTVINKYGLDFDNNPQAKKEIKKVKDEYEPKYKALIQFIQDNKEQLTAAYPKNPHMVDIAVKTLGDRIKFIEMGMYGTKESYEFRDRIMADNVEWLMKVMYPGKKVILWAHNDHLAKNTSKIATKEQGKWINSFTSMGELLQKKLKDKEYVIGLYMNSGKASTISTQKLFDIKPMPKGSLEHLIMQSGYKVAFADLSKHKSSNKNNAWMFKPIYAAEDGMTSEIIAPMSMRFVPKEQYDGIIVFDKVKEPTTKF
- a CDS encoding MbtH family protein, yielding MTNPFENTDGIYVVLVNDEGQYSLWPAFAQIPAGWIVVYEQDSRQGCLDHINSQWTDMRPKSLL